Proteins co-encoded in one Setaria viridis chromosome 9, Setaria_viridis_v4.0, whole genome shotgun sequence genomic window:
- the LOC117839498 gene encoding probable serine/threonine-protein kinase PBL3, whose protein sequence is MGNCMDKAVPVDNNTSYQSKVGSKSSSSSNPSTVKSGSTRSSWTVPSYKESRELPTPRTEGEILSSPNLKAFSFGDLKSASKNFRSDSLLGEGGFGYVFKGWIDEQTLAPSKPGSGMVVAIKKLKPEGFQGHKEWLTEVDYLGQLHHQNLVKLIGYCSDGDNRLLVYEYMPKGSLENHLFRRGADPLPWGIRLKVAIGAARGLSFLHDAENQVIYRDFKASNILLDSEFNAKLSDFGLAKAGPTGDRTHVSTQVMGTRGYAAPEYVATGRLSVKADVYSYGVVLLELLTGRRALDKSKPVSEQNLVDWAKPYLRDKRRLYRIMDSKLGGQYPKKGAHAVASIALQCIGSDAKARPAMSEVLEKLEQLQDPKYNVTAPQVDTQRTLSSGSVPRSPMKAQPSPRRLSGSASPLPVAAGSPLSACRTAQVH, encoded by the exons ATGGGGAACTGCATGGACAAAGCGGTGCCGGTGGACAACAACACCTCCT ATCAATCAAAAGTAGGAAGCAAATCAAGTTCATCATCCAACCCCTCTACGGTCAAAAGTGGCTCGACTCGGTCATCTTGGACTGTACCCTCATACAAAGAAAGTAGAGAGCTTCCTACTCCTAGGACAGAAGGGGAAATCTTGTCATCACCAAATTTGAAGGCATTTTCATTTGGTGATCTCAAGTCTGCGTCTAAGAACTTCCGGTCCGACAGTCTTCTTGGGGAAGGAGGATTTGGCTATGTGTTCAAAGGCTGGATTGATGAGCAAACTCTTGCCCCTTCAAAGCCGGGAAGTGGTATGGTTGTAGCCATCAAGAAGCTAAAACCAGAAGGTTTTCAGGGCCACAAGGAATGGCTG ACAGAGGTTGACTACCTTGGCCAACTTCACCACCAGAATCTTGTCAAGCTCATTGGTTATTGCTCAGATGGTGACAACCGACTTTTGGTGTATGAGTACATGCCTAAAGGAAGTTTGGAAAATCATCTATTCAGAC GAGGTGCGGATCCTTTACCCTGGGGAATAAGACTCAAAGTTGCAATTGGGGCTGCTAGGGGTTTATCATTTCTGCATGATGCTGAGAACCAAGTCATATATCGTGATTTCAAGGCATCAAACATTCTCCTTGACTCG GAGTTCAATGCCAAGCTTTCAGACTTTGGCTTGGCAAAAGCAGGTCCAACTGGGGATAGAACCCATGTTTCTACACAAGTCATGGGCACACGAGGTTATGCAGCTCCAGAATATGTTGCAACAG GTCGCCTCTCAGTAAAGGCAGATGTCTACAGCTACGGCGTGGTGCTGCTGGAGTTGCTGACAGGACGTCGAGCGCTAGACAAATCGAAACCGGTATCTGAGCAGAACCTTGTCGACTGGGCAAAACCCTACCTGCGTGACAAGCGCCGTCTGTACCGCATCATGGACTCGAAGCTGGGCGGACAGTACCCGAAGAAAGGTGCACACGCAGTCGCAAGCATCGCCCTGCAGTGCATCGGCAGCGATGCTAAGGCGCGGCCAGCCATGTCTGAGGTCCTGGAGAAACTGGAGCAGCTGCAGGACCCCAAGTACAACGTCACAGCACCGCAGGTGGACACACAGCGGACGTTGTCATCAGGTTCCGTCCCCAGGTCACCCATGAAGGCGCAGCCCTCGCCACGACGCCTGTCGGGTTCGGCTTCCCCGTTGCCAGTAGCGGCAGGCTCCCCGCTGTCGGCGTGTAGGACCGCACAGGTGCACTAG